The following proteins come from a genomic window of Elusimicrobiota bacterium:
- a CDS encoding response regulator, whose translation MSAEDPFDSAEPPLRVLIADGDPTELRTQVRRMESLPGWRIRVDTCESGADFLQRLYAQPYDLVFLDMNLPDTPGVELLARLGRMSLPLPVVALSAREEARAAVEAMKHGALDHLMKEDFVALDLSGLLKRLLMTFRLKRENAELHQISQMKNDFLATISHELRTPLTSILGMSELLLAARMGPVTDKQSDSLKKIIEQSQNLSRLINQLLDVQDTLKDRPRVDARPLSLADTVTRQVEAARALFEKKGVRLTLAPPPENFRVKGDESGLGKVVEHLLLNALKFTPAGGHVEVGLHGLPSKSVLLSVQDSGQGIPKEALPFVFQKFFHADPTLTRSYGGLGLGLAYCQHVVESHGGRIWLESPGPNLGTTVNVTLTRVDGDAGGETFPAPVGRRSALWVDDNPNMLELVEVGFSSLGGDVDLVTCARGREALEEVERRGFHLIVLDIMMPDMNGLEVLSRLRANPRTRSIPILVVSGYREAAEEAMERGATAYFLKPFRVPEMLEKIRELLRLAKPARE comes from the coding sequence ATGAGCGCCGAAGACCCTTTTGATTCCGCCGAACCCCCGCTTCGGGTTTTGATCGCCGACGGCGATCCCACCGAGCTTCGCACGCAGGTGCGCCGCATGGAGTCACTCCCCGGGTGGCGCATCCGCGTGGACACCTGCGAATCCGGGGCGGATTTCCTGCAACGCCTTTACGCCCAACCCTACGATCTCGTTTTCCTGGACATGAACCTGCCGGACACCCCGGGGGTGGAGCTCTTGGCCCGGTTGGGCCGGATGTCGCTGCCCCTGCCGGTGGTCGCCCTCTCCGCCCGGGAGGAGGCGCGCGCCGCCGTCGAAGCCATGAAGCACGGCGCCCTCGACCATTTGATGAAGGAGGATTTCGTCGCGCTGGATTTGTCGGGCCTGCTCAAGCGGCTCCTGATGACGTTCCGCTTGAAGCGTGAAAACGCCGAGCTCCACCAAATCAGCCAGATGAAGAACGACTTCCTGGCGACGATCTCCCACGAGCTGCGCACGCCGCTGACCTCCATTTTGGGCATGAGCGAGCTGTTGCTCGCCGCCCGCATGGGCCCGGTGACGGACAAGCAATCCGACAGCCTGAAAAAAATCATCGAACAGTCGCAAAACCTCTCGCGATTGATCAACCAACTGCTCGACGTGCAGGACACGCTGAAGGACCGCCCCCGCGTGGACGCGCGGCCCCTGTCCCTGGCCGACACGGTGACCCGCCAGGTGGAGGCGGCCCGCGCCCTCTTCGAGAAAAAAGGGGTGCGTTTGACCCTGGCGCCCCCGCCGGAAAATTTCCGCGTCAAAGGCGATGAGTCGGGCCTCGGCAAAGTGGTCGAGCACCTGTTGCTCAACGCCCTCAAATTCACCCCCGCGGGCGGGCACGTGGAGGTCGGCCTGCACGGGCTGCCTTCCAAATCGGTGTTGTTGTCCGTGCAAGATTCCGGCCAGGGCATTCCCAAAGAGGCCCTGCCTTTCGTGTTTCAGAAATTTTTTCACGCGGACCCGACCCTCACCCGGTCCTACGGCGGGCTGGGTTTGGGGTTGGCCTATTGCCAACACGTCGTCGAAAGCCACGGGGGCCGTATTTGGTTGGAGTCCCCCGGTCCGAATCTGGGCACCACCGTCAACGTCACCTTGACCCGCGTCGACGGCGACGCGGGGGGCGAGACTTTTCCCGCGCCCGTGGGGCGTCGTTCGGCGCTGTGGGTCGACGACAACCCCAACATGCTGGAATTGGTCGAGGTCGGGTTTTCCTCCCTCGGGGGGGACGTGGACCTCGTCACCTGCGCGCGGGGCCGCGAAGCTCTGGAAGAAGTCGAGCGGCGGGGCTTCCACTTGATCGTTCTCGACATCATGATGCCCGACATGAACGGGTTGGAGGTGTTGTCCCGCCTGCGGGCCAACCCGCGCACGCGGTCCATCCCGATTTTGGTCGTCTCGGGATACAGGGAGGCCGCCGAAGAAGCCATGGAACGGGGCGCCACGGCGTATTTTCTTAAACCCTTCCGCGTGCCGGAAATGCTCGAGAAAATCCGGGAATTGCTTCGCTTGGCCAAGCCGGCCCGCGAATGA
- a CDS encoding biotin--[acetyl-CoA-carboxylase] ligase, with protein MKTDGARALLALLRKAPGPLSGADLARRFGISRAAVHKRIEKLRAVGHRVTGTPRMGYRLRAGADGFDAVPLHGFAGPLLHRPVVPSTQDEVKNRAARGAPEGLIVVADRQRAGRGRRGRVWSSPAGGLWYSILLRPAAAPAHAPSLALVAALDWADTLRARGVPAGVKWPNDVWADGKKIGGVLTEMALEPDRVQWMVLGIGVNVNNRAPVIPGVGTGAVRDWAGPTPRGELLSEWLARFARSYVRHARGGFAPFQRAYNTRSVLNGCWVTGVGPDGPVRGRALGVDPAGRLRLSAAGRTIAVVGGDVVLLRPAR; from the coding sequence GTGAAGACCGACGGCGCGCGCGCGCTGCTGGCGTTGTTGCGGAAGGCCCCCGGCCCCCTGTCGGGGGCGGACCTGGCCCGCCGCTTTGGAATATCCCGGGCGGCGGTTCACAAACGCATCGAAAAACTGCGCGCCGTCGGTCACCGGGTCACGGGCACCCCACGCATGGGCTATCGCCTGCGGGCGGGGGCCGATGGGTTCGACGCCGTGCCGCTTCATGGTTTCGCGGGGCCGCTCCTGCACCGCCCGGTGGTCCCGTCGACCCAGGACGAAGTCAAAAACCGAGCCGCCCGGGGCGCGCCCGAAGGTCTGATTGTGGTGGCGGACCGCCAACGCGCCGGCCGGGGTCGCCGGGGTCGGGTCTGGTCGTCCCCCGCCGGGGGATTGTGGTATTCGATTCTGCTTCGGCCCGCGGCCGCTCCCGCCCACGCCCCCTCTTTAGCGCTGGTCGCCGCCCTCGACTGGGCCGACACCCTGCGCGCCCGCGGTGTGCCCGCGGGGGTCAAATGGCCCAACGACGTGTGGGCGGACGGGAAAAAAATCGGCGGTGTCCTTACGGAAATGGCCCTGGAGCCGGACCGCGTGCAATGGATGGTGTTGGGCATCGGCGTGAACGTGAACAACCGCGCTCCGGTCATCCCGGGCGTGGGCACCGGGGCCGTGCGGGACTGGGCGGGTCCCACCCCCCGGGGGGAATTGTTGTCGGAATGGTTGGCCCGGTTCGCCCGCTCCTACGTCCGACACGCGCGGGGGGGGTTCGCGCCCTTCCAGCGGGCCTACAACACGCGGTCGGTGCTGAACGGCTGTTGGGTGACGGGCGTGGGGCCCGACGGTCCGGTGCGCGGGCGCGCCCTGGGCGTGGACCCGGCGGGACGCCTGCGCCTGTCGGCCGCGGGGCGGACCATCGCGGTGGTGGGCGGCGACGTGGTTCTCTTGCGCCCCGCGCGGTGA
- the nadC gene encoding carboxylating nicotinate-nucleotide diphosphorylase has translation MDFRRYARAALAEDRARRDITGAAFVPAAARGRAFLVARAPGVLAGLPLSQAVFREMDRRVRVRPLVREGARVRPGQRVLEARGPLRSLLSAERSALNFLTHLSGVATQTRQFVDAAGRRGPAVLETRKTLPGLRDLQKYAVRLGGGTNHRRDLADAFLIKENHLSFYRSAPGRAELIRRVARARGSGRLVEMEARDRAEVLWALEAGADIVLLDNMPRAGLPGAVRWIRRWCAARGRKAPFLEVSGGVTLAAMPALARAGVDRVSVGRLTHSAPALDFNMDVVAL, from the coding sequence ATGGATTTCCGACGATACGCCCGCGCCGCCCTGGCGGAAGACCGCGCCCGCCGCGACATCACGGGGGCCGCTTTCGTGCCCGCCGCGGCCCGGGGGCGGGCCTTTCTGGTGGCCCGCGCTCCGGGTGTGTTGGCGGGTTTGCCCCTGTCCCAGGCTGTCTTTCGGGAAATGGACCGGCGGGTGCGCGTTCGTCCGTTGGTTCGGGAAGGGGCCCGCGTCCGGCCCGGCCAGCGCGTGCTGGAGGCGCGGGGGCCTCTGCGCTCCCTCCTGTCGGCCGAACGGTCGGCTTTGAACTTCCTCACCCATTTGTCCGGCGTCGCCACCCAAACGCGGCAATTCGTAGACGCCGCGGGGCGACGGGGGCCCGCGGTTCTCGAAACCCGAAAAACCCTGCCCGGCCTGCGGGACCTTCAAAAATACGCGGTGCGCCTGGGCGGGGGAACGAACCATCGGCGGGATTTGGCCGACGCCTTTTTGATCAAGGAAAATCATTTGTCTTTTTACCGGAGCGCTCCGGGGCGGGCCGAATTGATCCGCCGCGTGGCGCGGGCCCGCGGGTCGGGGCGGCTCGTCGAAATGGAGGCCCGCGATCGCGCCGAGGTCCTGTGGGCCTTGGAGGCCGGGGCCGATATCGTTCTTTTGGACAACATGCCCCGGGCGGGTTTGCCCGGCGCGGTGCGCTGGATCCGTCGCTGGTGCGCCGCGCGGGGACGGAAAGCACCCTTCTTGGAAGTCTCGGGCGGGGTGACCTTGGCGGCGATGCCGGCCCTGGCCCGCGCTGGGGTCGACCGCGTGTCGGTGGGGCGGCTCACCCACTCCGCCCCGGCCTTGGATTTCAACATGGACGTGGTGGCGTTGTGA
- a CDS encoding HD domain-containing protein — MAANRKKKAPPPARGELARLREWQRRLSLLLNYSRAISTHKDLPSLFRLLVDASCKILRAERATVFLLDSAANELWSRATSTNEVFRVPADRGIVGEAIARGRVINIPDAYADRRFNPDVDKSTGYRTRSLLTAPLTDAQGRPLGALQMLNKRGGRFTREDERMLVLFAEQAGAALENARLYDELQAAIKDTIFRLAAAAEFKDEDTHNHLERVSRYSGVLAEELGLSEEWRRLIRLASPMHDIGKLGVPDAVLRKPGKLNDEEWVEMRKHPLYGSKILGNASNDVIRMSERVARCHHEKWDGSGYPAKLSGEDIPLEARVVALADVFDALTTRRPYKPAFTLEDTLRLIDEGAGKHFDPRLVEAFHRCLPKILSIQREFADPAPPEISNAL; from the coding sequence ATGGCCGCGAATCGAAAAAAGAAAGCCCCGCCGCCCGCCCGAGGGGAACTGGCGCGCCTACGGGAATGGCAACGGCGACTGAGCCTATTGCTCAATTATTCCCGGGCCATTTCCACCCACAAAGATCTTCCATCGCTGTTCCGGCTGTTGGTCGACGCCTCCTGCAAAATCCTGAGGGCGGAACGCGCAACCGTCTTTCTGCTCGACTCGGCCGCCAACGAACTGTGGTCCCGGGCCACCTCCACGAACGAGGTGTTCCGCGTGCCCGCCGACCGGGGGATCGTGGGCGAGGCCATCGCCCGGGGCCGGGTGATCAACATCCCCGACGCCTACGCGGACCGCCGGTTCAACCCCGACGTCGACAAGTCCACAGGCTACCGAACCCGCAGCTTGTTAACGGCGCCCCTCACCGACGCACAGGGCCGCCCCCTGGGTGCCCTCCAGATGCTCAACAAACGGGGCGGGCGGTTCACCCGCGAGGACGAGCGCATGCTCGTGCTATTCGCCGAACAGGCGGGCGCCGCCCTCGAGAACGCCCGGCTCTACGATGAACTCCAGGCCGCGATCAAGGACACGATTTTCCGCCTCGCGGCGGCCGCCGAATTTAAAGACGAAGACACCCACAACCATTTGGAGCGCGTGAGCCGCTACAGCGGCGTTTTGGCGGAGGAACTGGGACTTTCGGAGGAATGGCGGCGGCTGATCCGCCTGGCGAGCCCCATGCACGACATCGGCAAACTGGGCGTGCCCGACGCCGTGTTGCGCAAGCCCGGCAAGCTGAACGACGAGGAATGGGTGGAGATGCGCAAGCACCCCCTGTACGGTTCCAAGATTTTGGGGAACGCCTCCAACGACGTGATCCGCATGTCGGAACGCGTGGCGCGCTGCCACCACGAGAAATGGGACGGCAGCGGCTATCCGGCCAAGCTTTCCGGCGAGGACATCCCCCTCGAGGCCCGGGTGGTCGCGCTGGCGGACGTGTTCGACGCCCTCACCACACGCCGCCCCTACAAACCGGCCTTCACACTCGAAGACACCCTGCGCCTCATTGACGAGGGCGCGGGCAAACATTTCGACCCGCGCCTGGTCGAAGCCTTCCACCGTTGTCTGCCGAAAATTTTGTCCATTCAGCGGGAGTTCGCCGATCCCGCCCCGCCCGAAATTTCAAACGCGCTTTGA
- the uvrB gene encoding excinuclease ABC subunit UvrB: MDRFEVVSDFQPAGDQPEAIRQLTEGLARGDRHQVLLGVTGSGKTFTVANVIAAVNRPTLLISPNKILAAQLYAELKAFFPKNAVEYFISYYDYYQPEAYVPQSDTYIEKDASINDHIDRLRLKATTALLERRDVVVVASVSCIYGLGSPREYRDLCVGVERGSTVDRRDFLRALVDIQYERNEVDFSRGRFRVKGDVVEIFPAYLETVLRVEFDGDRVARLRRVHPLTGAVLEEKERAYVYPAKHFVTTRDIIDRAVVDIEMELADRLTVLRSGGKLLEAQRLEQRTRFDMEMMREMGFCHGIENYSRPLSGRPPGERPACLFDYFPKDFLVVIDESHVTVPQIGGMYEGDRARKQTLVDYGFRLPSALDNRPLKFPEFESLVPQIIHVSATPGPYELKKTGGAVIEQVIRPTGLVDPEVRLRPSRGQVDDLIARIQERVKRRERCLVTTLTKKTAEDLAAYLSGKKLKVRYLHSDIDALERVEILKDLRRGTFDVLVGINLLREGLDLPEVSLVAVLDADKEGFLRSETTLIQVCGRAARNVNGEVVLYADTMTGSMRRAIDEMDRRREKQAAHNRAHGITPRTVVKAVHDLEEFQVKAKEAGLPLLVRDGGERYLTRKELPGLIKALQTQMREAADALDFEMAAVLRDKIKEIQDMMVPGKGTREGARTGRARSKRV, from the coding sequence ATGGACCGCTTTGAAGTCGTTTCCGATTTCCAACCGGCGGGGGACCAGCCGGAGGCCATCCGCCAACTGACCGAGGGGCTCGCCCGAGGAGATCGCCACCAGGTGCTGCTCGGGGTGACGGGCAGCGGCAAAACCTTCACCGTCGCCAACGTCATCGCGGCGGTGAACCGACCGACGCTCTTGATCTCACCCAATAAAATCCTCGCGGCCCAGCTCTACGCCGAGCTCAAAGCCTTTTTCCCCAAAAACGCCGTCGAATATTTCATCTCCTATTACGACTACTACCAGCCCGAGGCCTACGTCCCCCAGAGCGACACCTACATAGAAAAGGATGCCTCCATCAACGACCACATCGACCGTTTGCGGTTGAAAGCGACGACCGCCTTGCTGGAACGCCGGGACGTGGTGGTGGTGGCCTCGGTGTCCTGCATTTACGGGTTGGGCAGTCCGCGGGAGTACCGGGACCTCTGCGTGGGCGTGGAACGCGGCTCCACGGTGGACCGGCGGGACTTCCTGCGCGCGCTGGTGGACATTCAATACGAACGCAACGAAGTCGATTTTTCGCGCGGCCGGTTCCGCGTCAAGGGCGACGTGGTGGAAATATTCCCAGCCTATCTGGAAACCGTCCTGCGGGTGGAGTTCGATGGGGACCGTGTGGCGCGCCTGCGGCGCGTGCACCCGTTGACGGGGGCGGTGCTGGAGGAAAAAGAGCGCGCCTACGTTTACCCCGCCAAACATTTCGTCACCACCCGCGACATCATCGACCGCGCCGTCGTCGACATCGAAATGGAACTGGCCGACCGCTTGACTGTTTTGCGGAGTGGGGGGAAGTTGCTGGAAGCCCAGCGGCTCGAACAACGCACGCGCTTCGATATGGAAATGATGCGCGAAATGGGTTTTTGCCACGGCATCGAGAACTATTCCCGTCCCCTGTCGGGCCGCCCGCCGGGCGAGCGGCCGGCCTGCCTGTTCGACTATTTTCCCAAGGATTTCCTGGTGGTGATCGACGAATCCCACGTGACGGTGCCGCAGATCGGCGGGATGTACGAGGGCGACCGCGCGCGCAAGCAGACGCTGGTGGACTACGGGTTCCGCCTGCCCTCGGCCCTGGACAACCGCCCGCTCAAATTCCCGGAATTCGAATCGCTGGTGCCGCAGATCATCCACGTGTCGGCCACGCCCGGGCCCTACGAGCTGAAAAAAACCGGCGGCGCCGTGATAGAGCAGGTCATCCGTCCCACGGGATTGGTGGACCCGGAGGTGCGGTTGCGGCCCTCGCGCGGCCAAGTGGACGACTTGATCGCCCGCATTCAAGAGCGGGTGAAGCGCAGGGAACGCTGCCTCGTCACCACGCTCACCAAAAAGACCGCGGAGGATTTGGCCGCCTACTTGAGCGGAAAAAAGCTCAAGGTGAGGTACCTGCACTCCGACATCGACGCCCTGGAGCGCGTGGAAATTTTAAAAGACCTGCGCCGGGGGACCTTCGACGTGCTGGTGGGCATCAACCTGTTGCGGGAAGGGCTCGACCTGCCGGAAGTGTCCCTGGTGGCGGTGCTCGACGCGGACAAAGAGGGTTTTTTGCGATCGGAAACGACGCTCATTCAAGTCTGCGGTCGAGCCGCCCGAAACGTCAACGGCGAGGTGGTGCTCTACGCCGACACCATGACGGGTTCCATGCGCCGCGCGATCGATGAAATGGACCGCCGCCGGGAAAAACAGGCCGCCCACAACCGCGCCCACGGCATCACCCCACGGACGGTCGTGAAGGCGGTGCACGACCTGGAGGAGTTTCAGGTCAAGGCGAAGGAGGCGGGATTGCCGCTCCTCGTCCGCGACGGGGGAGAGCGCTATTTGACGCGCAAGGAACTCCCGGGGCTGATCAAAGCCCTTCAGACGCAGATGCGCGAGGCGGCCGATGCCTTGGACTTTGAAATGGCGGCCGTGTTGCGGGACAAAATCAAAGAAATCCAGGACATGATGGTCCCCGGGAAAGGAACCCGCGAGGGCGCCCGGACCGGGCGGGCCCGTTCAAAGCGCGTTTGA
- the surE gene encoding 5'/3'-nucleotidase SurE — protein MPKNKPQILVVNDDGVYGGGLRPLAKALASVGNVTVVVPERERSAASHAITLHKPIRVRRLEKNLLIMNGTPADCARFGVISVMRERVDLVVSGINHGANLGADTMYSGTVGAAKEACMLGLPAFAISVASKDPDVHYATAARFARTVARRLLERPLPGNTCLNINVPNRPWTRLKGVAVTTLGRRIYGRALASRVDPRGQTYFWMAGAVPRGVPEPGSDIEAIQDGKISVTPVRLYETDTSFLPVLRHWPW, from the coding sequence GTGCCCAAAAATAAACCCCAGATCCTGGTCGTGAACGACGACGGTGTCTACGGCGGCGGCCTGCGTCCGCTGGCCAAGGCGCTGGCGTCCGTCGGCAATGTCACGGTGGTGGTGCCCGAGCGGGAACGATCCGCCGCGAGCCACGCGATCACCCTGCACAAACCGATCCGCGTGCGTCGGTTGGAAAAAAATCTCTTGATCATGAACGGCACGCCCGCCGACTGCGCGCGCTTTGGGGTCATCTCCGTTATGCGGGAGCGGGTGGACCTGGTGGTGTCGGGCATCAATCACGGGGCCAACCTGGGGGCCGACACCATGTACTCCGGCACCGTGGGCGCGGCCAAGGAAGCCTGCATGCTGGGCCTGCCGGCCTTCGCCATCTCCGTGGCGAGCAAAGACCCGGACGTGCACTACGCCACGGCGGCGCGTTTCGCGCGCACCGTGGCCCGGCGGCTTCTGGAGCGACCCCTGCCCGGCAACACCTGTTTGAACATCAATGTGCCCAACCGCCCCTGGACGCGGTTGAAAGGCGTGGCCGTGACCACCCTGGGCCGGCGCATCTACGGCCGGGCCCTGGCGTCCCGGGTGGATCCCCGGGGCCAGACGTATTTTTGGATGGCGGGCGCCGTGCCCCGGGGCGTGCCCGAGCCGGGCTCCGACATCGAGGCCATCCAGGACGGAAAAATATCCGTCACGCCGGTCCGGCTCTACGAAACCGACACAAGTTTCCTTCCCGTCCTTCGCCACTGGCCTTGGTAA
- the murG gene encoding undecaprenyldiphospho-muramoylpentapeptide beta-N-acetylglucosaminyltransferase codes for MRVLIAAGGTGGHLLPGVAAAKALRARGHLVHFLVKQDGRSPEYLAREGFPSTAFHFEGFPRGLNPALFTYPLKLMTAWGAARRTVRRERPDVFLGMGGYVSAPAGLAARGAGVPIVLHEQNTRAGLANRVLSRWARVVATSFESTEGLSPRAVRREWTGLPLRPDLVPLDPAEARLSLGLDPEAPTLLVFGGSQGARALNRWAVEALNALPAQPRWQVIHLTGPTDEEPMRAAHERAGRRAFVKGFWPGMAAAYSAADYVIARAGANTVMELWRVGRPALLVPFPFATDDHQTHNAAFLAERGQARVVAERALRPDTLSLALASLPPLAALRADNAARAKAAPPLLMNAAERLADVVESEGTRAQK; via the coding sequence ATGCGCGTCCTGATCGCCGCGGGAGGGACGGGGGGACATTTGTTGCCCGGCGTGGCGGCGGCCAAGGCCCTGCGCGCGCGCGGTCACTTGGTTCATTTCCTGGTCAAGCAGGACGGTCGCTCCCCCGAATACCTGGCCCGCGAGGGCTTCCCCTCGACGGCGTTCCATTTCGAAGGTTTTCCCCGCGGGCTCAACCCCGCTCTCTTCACCTACCCCTTAAAATTGATGACGGCCTGGGGCGCCGCGCGGCGCACCGTGCGGCGGGAGCGGCCCGACGTGTTCCTCGGCATGGGCGGCTATGTGTCGGCCCCGGCGGGACTGGCGGCCCGGGGGGCGGGCGTGCCCATCGTTCTGCACGAGCAAAACACCCGGGCCGGTCTGGCCAACCGCGTACTCTCCCGTTGGGCCCGGGTCGTGGCCACCAGCTTTGAGTCCACCGAAGGCCTTTCGCCCCGGGCGGTCCGCCGCGAATGGACGGGGTTGCCGCTCCGGCCCGACCTGGTGCCCCTGGACCCGGCGGAGGCGCGCCTCTCTCTGGGGCTGGACCCGGAGGCGCCGACGTTGTTGGTGTTCGGCGGCAGTCAGGGCGCGCGGGCTCTCAACCGCTGGGCCGTGGAGGCCCTGAACGCCTTGCCCGCGCAACCGCGGTGGCAGGTGATCCATTTGACCGGACCAACGGACGAGGAACCCATGCGCGCCGCCCACGAACGCGCCGGTCGGCGGGCGTTCGTGAAAGGCTTTTGGCCGGGCATGGCGGCGGCCTATTCCGCGGCCGATTACGTGATCGCCCGCGCCGGGGCCAACACCGTCATGGAACTGTGGCGCGTGGGTCGGCCCGCCCTCCTGGTCCCTTTTCCCTTCGCGACGGACGACCACCAAACCCACAACGCGGCTTTTTTGGCCGAGCGGGGCCAGGCCCGGGTTGTGGCCGAACGGGCCCTGCGGCCCGACACCCTGTCTTTGGCCTTGGCGTCCCTGCCGCCCCTGGCGGCCCTGCGCGCCGACAACGCCGCCCGCGCGAAGGCCGCGCCGCCCCTCCTCATGAACGCGGCGGAGCGGTTGGCCGACGTGGTGGAAAGCGAGGGAACCCGTGCCCAAAAATAA
- the ftsW gene encoding putative lipid II flippase FtsW, producing MTARAETPKRPVDVALLSWTAGLTVFGWLVLYSASALLGDSRYGDQYFFLKRQMIWTALGMVGLGVAALTPLSWVQRMARPVLIATVVLLVLVLVAGHEVGGAKRWLRVGGLGVQPSEFAKLAVVLVLADYLDRRQSRLTRWSGFLPPLIVTGFVLGLILLERDLGTPFLIGCVAFSLIAMAGAKWRHLFLVGLATIPGLFLALSVPYRRQRLLAFLDPWKESQGVGYQLVQSLMALGSGGFWGKGSGESTIKMYYMPESQTDFIFPIFGEEFGFLGTSLLTTAYFVLTYLCFRVAFRATHWFHALLAAGVALTIGGQVLLNLGVVTGLLPTKGIPLPFLSFGGSSLLVLMTSIGLVLNVSRHRGTPVLSPRGR from the coding sequence GTGACCGCGCGCGCCGAAACGCCCAAACGCCCCGTGGATGTGGCCCTGCTGTCGTGGACGGCCGGGCTGACCGTGTTCGGCTGGTTGGTTCTGTATTCCGCCAGCGCGCTCCTGGGCGACAGCCGTTACGGCGATCAATATTTCTTCCTCAAGCGGCAAATGATTTGGACCGCGCTTGGCATGGTGGGCCTGGGCGTGGCCGCGTTGACACCCCTGTCGTGGGTGCAACGGATGGCGCGGCCGGTTTTGATCGCGACGGTGGTTTTGTTGGTCCTCGTCTTGGTGGCCGGGCACGAAGTCGGCGGGGCCAAACGGTGGTTGCGGGTCGGCGGCCTGGGCGTTCAGCCGTCCGAGTTCGCTAAGTTGGCCGTGGTGCTGGTGTTGGCCGATTACCTCGACCGCCGGCAAAGCCGTCTCACGCGTTGGTCGGGTTTTTTGCCGCCGTTGATCGTGACGGGGTTTGTGCTGGGGTTGATCTTGTTGGAGCGGGATTTGGGCACGCCTTTCCTCATCGGCTGCGTGGCTTTCAGCCTCATCGCGATGGCCGGGGCCAAGTGGCGGCATCTGTTCCTGGTCGGACTGGCGACGATCCCGGGTTTGTTTCTGGCGCTGTCGGTGCCCTATCGACGTCAGCGCCTGCTCGCTTTTTTGGATCCCTGGAAGGAATCCCAAGGCGTCGGCTACCAACTGGTGCAGTCGCTGATGGCCCTGGGTTCCGGCGGGTTTTGGGGTAAGGGTTCCGGCGAGTCGACCATCAAAATGTATTACATGCCGGAGTCGCAGACGGACTTTATCTTTCCCATCTTCGGGGAGGAATTCGGCTTTCTGGGGACGTCGCTTTTAACGACCGCTTATTTCGTGCTTACCTATCTTTGTTTCCGCGTGGCCTTCCGCGCCACCCATTGGTTCCACGCCCTGCTGGCGGCGGGCGTCGCCCTCACCATCGGCGGGCAGGTGTTGCTCAACCTCGGCGTCGTGACGGGTTTGTTGCCCACCAAGGGCATCCCATTGCCGTTTCTGTCTTTCGGCGGGTCGTCGCTTTTGGTGCTCATGACGTCCATCGGGCTCGTCTTGAACGTCTCCCGCCACCGCGGCACCCCGGTCCTCTCTCCCCGGGGACGATAA